The Ziziphus jujuba cultivar Dongzao chromosome 1, ASM3175591v1 genome segment GCAACTTAATCACATGTTGCTGTATCCGAATGCAATTTACATATAACATTTTATGCGCAGCCCCATAACATTATATCACACAATTTGTACAGAAAAAtcagaatttaaatttaaattacttatctcctttttcttttttctttctttttattacaTTAGAATTAAATTCCACGATAATCCACACCATGGATCAAATCCCAATTTTTGTATCACAGTGGAACACACTACCCAATTATcaaccacaatttttttttttttttttttccttctcagtTTTGCCTCTCTAATAGGAGGgtgcttatttatttttacaattaagAAGAAATCTTAGAGCCATACCTCTCCACTCTCTCATCAATCCACTCCCTCATATCCCTCAGCACAATGTTTGCATTCTCATCCGGCTCCCCTTGGATCAGCGAATGGTACATTCCATCGTAAAGCTTCAAGCTCTTATCCGCACTGGATGCTTTCTCATACAGCAGCTGAGACGACGTCGGACACGTCACTCCATCTGCCGTCCCATGCACAGTCAAAAAAGGCGCCGTAACTTTGGAGAAATTATCCTGTATGTACTGGCACACCCTAGCCAATTCCCTCATTGTCCCAACCCTAGGCTGTCCCGTATAACGTCTCGGATTCGAGGCTATGATCTTCAGCTTCTCCGGGTCCTTGATTGCCTTCCCGACCATTTTGTTATCGGGCATTGCCGCCCATGTGTCGGCGATCCCGAACAGCATGCCGTACAGGAACAGCCTCACCTTGCTGGGCTTCATGTTCTCGGGCATGACGAACAGAGGCGCCGAGAATATCAGCCCCGTCCACGTGTCGGGATCTGACTGGAAGTACATAAGCATGGTGGCGGCCCCACCCATGGACTCGCCGAACAGAAAAGCGGGGAGGTCCTTGTAAGGTTCGCTGCGGCGGACGTGGACGAAGTAGGAAAGAGAGGCAGCGGCGACCTTCTCCAGATCGCCGAGGTAGCAACGGAGACCGTCGGAGCGGCCGTGACCGAGGAGGTCGGCGGCGAAGACGGCGTAACCCCAGGTGGAGAAGCTGATGCAGATCTTCTGGAAGAGCCAGCCGGTGTCGGAGCCGTAGCCGTGTGACATGTAGACGGTGCCTTTGACGTTGGGGGTATCCAAGGGGAGGAAACTCTGGGTGAAGATCTTGCCGTGTGGGGTGTCGAAGTAGGACTTGGTGTTGCGCACCCCTTGGGAGGTGTAGTACTCCTCTTCCGGCATGTTGCCCCAGAAATTCGGGGGCGTTTCGGGTGGCAGCGTTTCGGACTGcatgattaattttttgttttgggttctTTCAGTGGAGAAGTGGGAGGGAAAAGAGAGAGGGTTTGGTGGCGTGGGGATGCTGTGGGGTGGGTGGGGAATTGCAGTGCTGTTGGATGAGGTGcaatttggtttatttgatGTAATGTGGGGGCCGCCACTGGGGGTCGTTGAGTGCCAATGGGGTGGGTGGATTGACTTTCTTTATGGGTCCCACCATTGAGGATTGGGGTTGGTGAGAGACtcactttattattatatgattattttttagaaaaaaattatttatggataaATTATGAGTCCAATGTGGGGTCTACGTGTTGTTGTTGGTGATCTGTCAGTGCTTTCCTTTTGTTCAacgtttttctgtttttctccgGTCTcactatctctttttttttttttttttttgtgattcgGCTCGGCCTACCACGTCTCGCTGACTCTATTGGAAGAGCTGTAAGTTTGTTAGAGTATCTCTATAATACTTTTtaaatatagtatttttttattttaaagataatatttaaaaaaaaattaataaattttttattttaattttttaatataaaaaattgatttaactttttaaaaataaaataacaaaattattttttattttaatattatatttatttaattaaataatattttttatcattattataatatttaaaatataaataattcatataaaaaataaaaactatcaataaaataatatatatttataaaataataaaaataaaaaatttaaatagaaaatttgatattttaaactttactagttattttaaaaaatattttttattataaaaaaatatttttttttattttcaaaaatcgtttaaagatgcttttaagAGTTAAGACTTAAGGTTGGCCTTATGGGCCTTAATTTTTTAGAATTGGCAGAAATGGAGTTTCGAGGCCTAATGAAAAGCCATATTCCTATGTACTTCATCTATTCAGCCCATTTCTATGCTTCATCAAATCCCAAaataagccttttttttttttttttttttttgctttttttcttttaaaatgggGAGGGCAGATTCCAATGCcagttttaaattcaaaaagggATCTTCCACATGCTATATGACATATTATGGATGGCTGTGTATGGGTTGCGATTAATAaccacatttaattttttaaattaggtGAGGATATGAAAGCCTATGAACACTTTAAAATCTTAAATCTAAAACTACTAATTATTATAGTGGTTAAATAtaactaatataatttttggaaaTGGGGAACAAGAGTCTATGTTATTTAATCACAAGATCACAGTTCTTATGAcactattaatatatatatatatatatagctacttAGTAACAACAATTTAGAAAGAAGAATGTTCATTTTGTTATGAATAATTTACTTACGAGTTTATAATTTCGTTATGAAATGTGAGGTATCGCATGATACAACCTCCCCTTCATGTTTACTTTGCATAAACCATAATGAGTCTAATGGAAGAAAATAGGTTTATTAATgtagattttaatatatagagTCGGAACTGTAAATATACTTCCATCACATTCTCCAACgttttaaaatagatttttaaatgcatataattctatttcatttttgtcAACTATAATATCCTTAAAAGAGATTTCTGTTTATCTTTCTCTTGAAACTTTCATATAATGTAAttctatatgtttttatttgggTGCTTTTAGAAACCTACtataattttaccaaaaattaataataataataatgaaaaaaagagaagaaacaacCTCCTATAATGGCGGGTGTTGGACACATTTGGAAACAGACTTCATAACGTCTCATAAGAAACTGAcccattttaaaagaaaatagataggGCCCAAAACTTAAACGACCTCTTCCCCAAGCCAGCTCTAAGTTGTAGTCTTAAGTCTTAACCTCATTATGCAGCTATCAAAGGCAAGAGCAAAAATAAAGCCGATACACTGGACGTGCAACTTGAAATTGTCTCCCTTTTGAGAAGAAATATAGCGAATCACAGCTTCGCTTTAGTTTTTTTAcattaaagttttttaaaaggTACAAAAGAGTTCATTTTTCAAGTTTGATTCCATaattttatccccaaaaaaaaaaaaaaaaaagttttattcaattaaaagataattaaaaatggACAAAGCCCATAAATAATTGTAGAAATGGATAAAGcccataataaaaataatgatccacGTATATGTTGGTCCAGCATCAGCTGAAAATAGCAAACCCATTTTTCC includes the following:
- the LOC107409360 gene encoding caffeoylshikimate esterase encodes the protein MQSETLPPETPPNFWGNMPEEEYYTSQGVRNTKSYFDTPHGKIFTQSFLPLDTPNVKGTVYMSHGYGSDTGWLFQKICISFSTWGYAVFAADLLGHGRSDGLRCYLGDLEKVAAASLSYFVHVRRSEPYKDLPAFLFGESMGGAATMLMYFQSDPDTWTGLIFSAPLFVMPENMKPSKVRLFLYGMLFGIADTWAAMPDNKMVGKAIKDPEKLKIIASNPRRYTGQPRVGTMRELARVCQYIQDNFSKVTAPFLTVHGTADGVTCPTSSQLLYEKASSADKSLKLYDGMYHSLIQGEPDENANIVLRDMREWIDERVERYGSKISS